From a single Paenibacillus sp. FSL W8-0426 genomic region:
- a CDS encoding DUF624 domain-containing protein → MEFKGAMGGIYRLTEWITRLAATNLLWAICSSPFLFFLIMKLLVMQQNLANESLQMNWAIGIVAPLTLFPATSALFTVVRKWNMGDTDVPIFRTFFKGYKENYKQSLLGGIFYTVLFVVMYLDYTVYMTQFRNMQLVGIIMLILLLLLFVSLFNFFSMVVHYHMSIGLIIKNAVLLTLIRPFRVFSTLLGSGLLFYIGFSYPVLFIFFIISIVAWFAFFNFYATFNKMQEQMQKMQLQKEEEEAALAEEKGDERADGNPASEGPADKSDREQVK, encoded by the coding sequence TTGGAATTTAAAGGAGCTATGGGCGGGATCTATCGGCTGACAGAGTGGATTACGAGACTGGCCGCAACCAACCTGTTGTGGGCGATTTGCTCGTCGCCGTTCTTGTTTTTCTTGATCATGAAGCTGCTGGTGATGCAGCAGAATCTCGCCAACGAATCATTGCAAATGAACTGGGCTATCGGTATTGTGGCACCGCTTACACTTTTTCCGGCGACTTCGGCACTGTTCACGGTTGTCCGGAAGTGGAATATGGGAGATACGGATGTACCGATTTTCCGTACTTTTTTTAAAGGGTACAAGGAAAATTACAAACAGAGCTTGCTCGGGGGTATTTTCTACACGGTGCTGTTTGTTGTCATGTATCTGGATTATACGGTTTACATGACGCAGTTCCGAAACATGCAGCTTGTCGGTATTATTATGTTGATTTTGCTGCTGCTGCTGTTTGTGTCCTTGTTCAACTTTTTCTCGATGGTTGTTCACTATCATATGTCCATCGGACTCATTATCAAAAATGCGGTGCTTTTGACACTGATCAGACCGTTCCGCGTATTTTCCACACTGCTCGGAAGCGGATTGCTGTTCTATATCGGCTTTAGTTATCCTGTATTGTTCATCTTCTTCATCATTAGCATTGTTGCCTGGTTTGCCTTCTTCAACTTCTATGCCACATTTAACAAGATGCAGGAACAAATGCAGAAGATGCAGCTGCAGAAGGAAGAAGAGGAAGCGGCTCTGGCTGAGGAAAAAGGGGACGAACGGGCAGACGGAAATCCGGCCAGTGAGGGACCTGCCGATAAATCCGATCGGGAGCAGGTTAAATAA
- a CDS encoding DUF1499 domain-containing protein produces MSLKRTFVGIIRSMEGTSDRAKDPKMKTRYYNMSKDKAFEEVSSTLKKIPGYRVLHEVPSVGEIILEKRTSFGRTMDITVSIISVSPVRSAVDMYSASRGSFGDLGSNYRTILNLFSVLDKKLAQFKVHE; encoded by the coding sequence TTGTCATTAAAGAGAACGTTCGTTGGCATCATCCGAAGTATGGAAGGGACCAGTGATCGAGCCAAGGATCCCAAGATGAAAACGCGGTATTATAACATGTCCAAAGATAAAGCCTTTGAAGAAGTGTCTTCGACGCTGAAAAAGATTCCCGGATACCGTGTGCTGCATGAAGTGCCTTCGGTAGGAGAAATTATTCTGGAAAAGCGCACGTCGTTTGGCAGAACGATGGATATTACGGTGTCGATCATTTCGGTAAGTCCGGTACGCAGCGCGGTGGATATGTACTCGGCTTCCCGGGGATCTTTTGGGGATTTGGGCTCCAATTATCGAACGATCCTGAACTTATTCTCGGTGCTCGACAAGAAGCTGGCTCAGTTTAAAGTGCATGAATGA
- the tpx gene encoding thiol peroxidase, translating into MSQERTGVATFKGNPITLIGPELKVGDQAPDFTLSKNLLEDATLKDYAGKIKLISVVPSLDTGVCDAQTRRFNVEAGELGENVVVLTVSVDLPFAQERWCGAAGVDRVVTLSDYKTRSFGQSYGVLIKEFQLDMRSIFVVDANDKITYVEYLPEMADSPNFEQAIAAVKALL; encoded by the coding sequence ATGTCACAAGAACGTACAGGCGTAGCCACATTCAAAGGCAACCCTATTACTCTGATCGGCCCTGAATTGAAAGTGGGCGATCAGGCACCTGATTTCACACTGAGCAAAAACCTGCTCGAAGACGCAACTTTGAAAGACTATGCCGGAAAAATCAAACTCATCAGCGTTGTTCCTTCCCTGGACACCGGAGTATGTGATGCACAGACACGCCGCTTCAACGTGGAAGCCGGAGAGCTCGGAGAAAATGTGGTTGTGTTGACCGTGAGCGTTGACCTTCCGTTTGCGCAAGAGCGTTGGTGCGGGGCTGCTGGTGTGGATCGCGTTGTCACCCTGTCCGACTACAAAACGCGTTCGTTCGGCCAAAGCTACGGCGTCCTGATCAAGGAATTCCAATTGGACATGCGTTCCATTTTTGTTGTAGATGCCAACGACAAAATTACATATGTGGAATATTTGCCTGAGATGGCGGATTCCCCGAACTTTGAACAGGCTATTGCTGCCGTCAAAGCTTTGCTGTAA
- a CDS encoding rhomboid family intramembrane serine protease, with product MIFIRYENWRSYLKFFPLTSLLLLANVIMFIVLSFNGGSTDFRTLLEYGAVTNDPSFEGEWWRYITSIFMHSGFDHLFFNSFALIVFAPPMERLLGSLRYGVLYLASGVLGNVISVAWYNSANMLTISVGASGAIYGIYGAFLYVALFQRSMMDEASRKTLYTLLVFGIIFSIAMSGVNWMAHLGGLLSGFFIYGLMIRLWKPRMLKR from the coding sequence ATGATATTTATTCGGTACGAGAACTGGCGGAGTTATTTGAAATTTTTCCCGCTGACATCTTTGTTGTTGTTGGCCAACGTTATTATGTTCATCGTGCTGTCCTTTAATGGCGGTTCGACAGATTTTAGAACGTTACTGGAGTATGGCGCCGTGACGAACGATCCGTCTTTTGAGGGAGAGTGGTGGCGTTATATCACGTCCATTTTCATGCATTCGGGTTTTGACCATTTATTTTTCAACAGCTTTGCGTTGATTGTGTTTGCACCTCCTATGGAGCGGCTGTTAGGATCGTTAAGGTATGGGGTGCTGTATCTTGCAAGCGGCGTGTTAGGGAATGTGATATCGGTGGCATGGTATAATTCCGCAAATATGCTCACGATATCCGTAGGGGCATCAGGGGCGATCTATGGCATCTATGGGGCATTTTTGTACGTCGCCTTATTCCAACGGTCGATGATGGATGAAGCGTCGCGCAAAACCCTGTATACGCTGCTTGTGTTCGGGATCATTTTTTCGATTGCTATGTCGGGTGTTAACTGGATGGCTCACCTCGGCGGTTTGCTCAGCGGATTTTTCATTTATGGCCTAATGATCAGACTATGGAAACCCCGCATGTTGAAGAGGTAG
- a CDS encoding LysR family transcriptional regulator, protein MELRQLHYFVKVAQKEHVTQAAEELHVAQSAVSRQIHQLEEELGVDLFMQKGRNLQLTPVGQLFCKRVEGILKDLDKAVGEVHEFLDPEHGEIRIGFPHSLGIHLIPSVVAAFRQRYPNVKFRFKQGMFPTLIRDVLSAEVDLAFISPFPEKHDQVAGDIVLTEELHAILPPNHPLAGENEIELQQLKDDKFVLFSKGYSLRPIVWHACLEAGFTPKIAFEGEETDTIRGLVAAGMGVSLLPEMSLFETKPLQPAHVAISQPKVTRTIGLIHRADDKLPLVAQSFRTFLLNYFGLHKNNTPS, encoded by the coding sequence GTGGAATTAAGACAGTTGCATTACTTTGTGAAGGTGGCACAGAAAGAGCATGTAACTCAGGCTGCAGAAGAGCTGCATGTGGCGCAATCTGCCGTGAGTCGCCAAATTCACCAGTTGGAGGAGGAGTTGGGTGTTGACCTTTTTATGCAAAAGGGTCGTAATTTGCAGCTGACTCCGGTTGGCCAGCTTTTTTGCAAACGGGTCGAAGGTATTTTGAAAGACCTTGATAAAGCCGTGGGCGAAGTGCATGAATTTCTGGACCCGGAGCATGGCGAGATTCGCATCGGTTTTCCGCACAGTCTGGGCATTCATTTGATTCCCTCGGTTGTGGCGGCATTTCGGCAGCGTTATCCAAACGTTAAATTCAGATTTAAACAGGGCATGTTTCCCACGCTCATTCGCGACGTATTATCGGCTGAAGTGGATCTGGCGTTCATTTCTCCGTTTCCCGAAAAGCATGATCAGGTAGCGGGGGACATTGTGTTGACGGAAGAGCTGCACGCCATTCTTCCTCCGAATCATCCGTTGGCCGGCGAGAATGAAATCGAGCTGCAGCAGCTTAAAGATGACAAATTTGTATTGTTCAGCAAAGGTTACTCTCTGCGCCCGATTGTTTGGCATGCCTGCTTGGAGGCAGGGTTTACGCCAAAAATTGCCTTCGAGGGGGAAGAGACGGACACGATTCGGGGACTGGTAGCTGCAGGAATGGGTGTTAGCTTGCTTCCCGAAATGTCCCTCTTTGAAACCAAACCATTGCAGCCGGCCCATGTGGCTATTTCCCAACCGAAAGTGACGAGAACGATTGGGTTAATTCATCGTGCAGATGACAAACTCCCGCTTGTCGCTCAATCTTTTCGCACATTCCTGCTTAATTATTTCGGCTTGCACAAAAACAATACCCCGTCCTGA
- a CDS encoding zinc metallopeptidase, translating into MGFNSGMLILIMLAFGLSVWAQFRVKGTFNRWSDVPNQRGMTGYDAARHMLDTNGLHDVPIEPVRGALSDHYDPINRVVRLSEPVYYENSISAISVACHEVGHAIQHKESYPMLALRHRIFPIVNFASGLAPFLLLGGFIFNAFNLIGLGIIFFSVTVAFQLITLPVEFNASNRAREIMVSEGYIRNEEEKGVAKVLNAAALTYVAAALISLLELIRYIGIFNNRD; encoded by the coding sequence ATGGGTTTTAACTCGGGTATGCTAATACTGATCATGCTGGCATTCGGCCTCTCTGTTTGGGCGCAATTCCGCGTTAAAGGTACATTTAACCGCTGGTCTGACGTACCGAACCAACGCGGGATGACCGGATATGATGCAGCACGCCACATGTTGGATACCAACGGCCTGCACGACGTTCCGATCGAACCTGTTCGCGGCGCGTTGTCTGACCACTACGATCCAATTAACCGCGTCGTCAGGCTTTCGGAACCTGTATATTACGAAAATTCGATCTCGGCCATTTCGGTCGCTTGCCACGAAGTAGGCCATGCCATCCAGCACAAGGAAAGTTACCCTATGCTGGCGCTGCGTCACCGGATTTTCCCGATCGTGAACTTTGCATCCGGACTCGCTCCTTTCCTGCTGCTTGGCGGATTTATCTTCAACGCATTCAATCTGATCGGTCTGGGGATCATCTTTTTCTCGGTCACCGTGGCTTTCCAGCTTATTACGCTGCCGGTCGAATTCAATGCCAGCAACCGTGCCAGAGAAATTATGGTATCCGAAGGTTACATTCGCAATGAAGAGGAGAAAGGCGTAGCGAAGGTACTTAATGCCGCAGCTCTTACTTATGTGGCAGCAGCACTGATCTCCCTGCTGGAGTTGATCCGCTATATCGGTATCTTCAACAACCGCGACTAA
- a CDS encoding MerR family transcriptional regulator, giving the protein MKLFRIGELAKTAGVSERTIDYYTKLGLIAPEERTEKNYRLYSNETLTRLERIVQMKQEKYSLEEIKQTLEKWSLVSTEEQVASKLSSLELHVQQLEREVNELKPLLGEMKPSQSRKMITGLLAKSAGTMEALKILLENTMM; this is encoded by the coding sequence ATGAAACTGTTTCGGATTGGCGAACTTGCCAAGACCGCTGGTGTGAGCGAACGGACGATTGATTATTACACCAAATTGGGCCTGATCGCTCCAGAAGAGCGCACCGAAAAAAATTATCGTCTCTATAGTAATGAAACCTTAACTAGGCTGGAACGTATTGTACAGATGAAGCAAGAGAAGTATAGTCTCGAAGAGATTAAACAGACGCTGGAAAAGTGGAGCCTGGTAAGCACCGAAGAACAGGTTGCAAGCAAACTGTCCAGCCTGGAGCTTCATGTTCAACAGCTCGAGCGGGAAGTCAACGAACTTAAGCCGCTGCTTGGAGAGATGAAGCCCTCACAATCACGCAAGATGATCACCGGACTTCTCGCGAAAAGCGCCGGCACGATGGAAGCGTTGAAAATCTTGCTCGAAAACACCATGATGTAA
- a CDS encoding ammonium transporter yields the protein MRKKWLVSMLAMLTLLAFPVSAFAAAEGPTNVELQSGLNSAFTFLAVVLVFFMQGGFALLEAGSTRMKNAGHIAGKTILTLGISVIAFWAFGFALGFGNGNGFFGTTGFFLSGDQMAASFESLAFSDVPLTVKFVFHLAFAAVSLAIACGGMAERAKMSVYIVFGALYTIIMYPVVAHWVWGGGWLAELGMQDFAGSTVVHLTGATAALVATILLKPRIGKYNKDGKPNIIPGHNQVYSVLGVIILWIGWFGFNPGSTLSAMGDGFFGYVALTTNVAAAAGGVAALLISWAVLGKSDIPSMLNGVLAALVAITGACAFVEPWAALVIGALAGIITFFTAQWFDRKGIDDPIYAFSVHGIAGMWGAISTGLFATPELAETVGVGQAGLFYGGGFHQLGVQLLGLVGAFAFVLVLSFIILGGMKAIMGIRVTEEEETMGLDMSEHGTYGYPEQMKSLENKSGSGTFSS from the coding sequence ATGAGAAAGAAATGGTTGGTTTCGATGTTAGCAATGCTTACCTTGTTGGCTTTCCCGGTCAGTGCTTTTGCGGCAGCCGAGGGGCCGACGAACGTCGAACTCCAAAGCGGGTTGAACTCGGCCTTTACGTTTCTGGCGGTAGTGCTGGTGTTCTTTATGCAAGGGGGATTTGCTTTACTTGAAGCAGGCTCCACAAGAATGAAAAATGCAGGACATATTGCGGGTAAAACCATCCTGACATTGGGAATTTCGGTCATTGCCTTCTGGGCATTCGGATTCGCTCTTGGCTTCGGCAACGGAAATGGATTTTTCGGAACGACAGGTTTCTTCCTGAGCGGAGATCAAATGGCAGCATCTTTTGAATCCCTGGCCTTTTCCGATGTACCGCTGACCGTCAAATTTGTATTCCACCTCGCTTTTGCGGCGGTATCCTTGGCCATTGCGTGTGGTGGCATGGCTGAACGTGCAAAAATGAGCGTATATATCGTATTTGGAGCCCTGTACACCATCATCATGTACCCTGTTGTCGCTCACTGGGTATGGGGCGGCGGCTGGCTCGCGGAACTGGGCATGCAAGACTTCGCAGGTTCCACCGTCGTTCACTTGACGGGTGCCACTGCAGCGCTGGTAGCAACGATTCTATTGAAACCTCGTATCGGTAAATACAACAAAGACGGTAAACCTAACATTATTCCAGGTCACAACCAAGTCTATTCTGTGCTTGGCGTCATCATCCTCTGGATCGGTTGGTTCGGTTTCAACCCGGGCAGCACGCTGTCTGCAATGGGAGACGGATTCTTCGGTTACGTCGCTTTGACGACCAACGTAGCTGCTGCGGCTGGTGGTGTAGCTGCACTTCTGATTTCCTGGGCAGTACTTGGCAAATCCGACATTCCTAGCATGCTGAACGGTGTGCTTGCGGCGCTCGTAGCCATTACAGGTGCTTGTGCCTTCGTTGAACCTTGGGCCGCTTTGGTCATCGGTGCTTTGGCAGGAATTATTACATTCTTTACCGCTCAATGGTTTGACCGCAAAGGCATCGATGATCCAATCTACGCGTTCTCCGTACATGGTATAGCCGGTATGTGGGGCGCAATCTCCACAGGTTTGTTCGCAACGCCGGAACTTGCCGAAACTGTAGGAGTAGGCCAAGCGGGTCTGTTCTACGGTGGTGGATTCCATCAATTGGGAGTTCAGTTGCTCGGTCTCGTAGGCGCATTTGCCTTTGTGCTGGTATTGTCCTTCATCATCCTGGGCGGAATGAAAGCGATTATGGGCATTCGTGTTACGGAGGAAGAAGAGACCATGGGTCTGGACATGAGTGAGCATGGGACTTACGGTTATCCTGAGCAAATGAAAAGTCTGGAAAATAAATCGGGAAGCGGAACGTTCAGCTCCTAA